Proteins from a genomic interval of Capsicum annuum cultivar UCD-10X-F1 chromosome 4, UCD10Xv1.1, whole genome shotgun sequence:
- the LOC107867137 gene encoding patatin-like protein 2 isoform X2, giving the protein MSSSGSFKQHQPPIYGKYVTILSIDGGGIRGLIPATILEFLESQLQELDGEDARIADYFDIIAGTSTGGLVTAMLTAPNKDNRPLFAAKDIKPFYLEHGPKIFPQNNWKVFGSIVKPLKLVMGPRYDGKYLHQIIQEKLGDTHLHETLTNVVIPTFDIKNMQPTIFTTYEAKENPLMDAKLSDICIGTSAAPTYLPAHYFQTQDKDGKIHEFNLVDGAVAANNPTFIATSEVTKQIHTKNPNFSSEKPTNHYGKLLVISIGTGSAKLEPKYDAKIASKWGVFGWLLNGGSNPIIDAFANASDDMVDYHISVAFQALCFENHYLRIQDDTLSGTDSSVDISTKKNMDKLVEIGENLLKKPMSRVNLKTGIFEEYKNAGTNEEALTGFAKLLSEEKRIREGRVDSYKQFVEVESKF; this is encoded by the exons ATGTCATCATCTGGTTCATTCAAGCAGCATCAGCCTCCAATTTATGGTAAATACGTCACTATTCTCAGCATCGATGGAGGTGGCATTAGGGGGTTGATTCCTGCAACtattcttgagtttcttgaatctCAACTCCAG GAATTGGATGGGGAGGATGCAAGAATTGCAGATTATTTTGATATAATTGCAGGAACAAGCACAGGGGGTCTTGTCACAGCAATGCTAACAGCTCCAAACAAAGACAACCGCCCTCTCTTTGCTGCTAAAGACATTAAGCCCTTCTATCTTGAGCATGGCCCAAAGATATTCCCCCAAAATAATTG GAAGGTGTTTGGATCAATTGTGAAGCCATTAAAATTGGTGATGGGGCCACGATATGATGGGAAATATCTTCACCAAATCATACAAGAGAAATTAGGAGACACACATTTGCATGAGACATTGACTAATGTGGTCATTCCAACTTTTGATATCAAGAACATGCAACCTACAATTTTCACCACTTATGAG GCCAAAGAAAATCCATTAATGGATGCTAAGCTTTCAGATATATGCATTGGCACATCTGCTGCTCCAACATATCTTCCTGCAcattattttcaaactcaagacaAAGATGGAAAAATTCATGAGTTCAATCTTGTTGATGGTGCAGTTGCAGCTAACAATCCT ACTTTTATTGCTACAAGTGAAGTGACCAAACAAATACACACAAAAAATCCAAATTTCTCCTCAGAGAAGCCTACTAATCATTATGGAAAACTTTTAGTAATTTCCATAGGGACAGGATCAGCAAAATTGGAACCTAAATATGATGCTAAAATTGCCTCAAAATGGGGTGTTTTTGGATGGCTACTTAATGGAGGCTCAAATCCAATTATTGATGCATTTGCTAATGCTAGTGATGATATGGTTGATTATCATATTTCTGTTGCTTTCCAAGCCCTATGTTTTGAAAATCATTACCTTCGTATTCAG GATGACACATTAAGTGGAACAGACTCCTCTGTTGACATATCAACCAAAAAGAACATGGACAAATTGGTTGAAATTGGAGAAAATTTATTGAAGAAACCAATGTCAAGGGTAAATCTGAAGACAGGTATATTTGAAGAATACAAAAATGCTGGCACAAATGAAGAAGCTTTGACAGG GTTTGCAAAGTTGCTTTCCGAAGAAAAAAGAATTAGGGAAGGTCGAGTTGACTCTTACAAACAATTTGTAGAGGTGGAGTCAAAATTTTAA